A stretch of the Haloarcula ordinaria genome encodes the following:
- a CDS encoding beta-ribofuranosylaminobenzene 5'-phosphate synthase family protein: MATVTTAARLHFGFQNLALAHERLYGGVGLALEEPRLVVEAERADNVVCADQSATPYVERAVEVLGVPGARVTVRERYPRHVGLGSGTQLALAAVVAVGRAYGREVDVRELAPALGRGGRSGVGVATFEHGGFVADGGHPTERFTAEPPAEGDWAVPPVIAHHDLPTDWRFVLVVPDADPGQSGADEDRSMRQAVERADPGIADEIATLLTRQLLPAVATGDRRGFGHAAARLGRLNGAWYADEQGGVYRPPAGELVERLGDEPRVTGAGQSSWGPAVWGLTDVDSASAARDAGQAALDSAGVDGHVQVVAPRNRGARVSE, from the coding sequence ATGGCGACGGTCACGACCGCTGCGCGGCTCCACTTCGGCTTCCAGAACCTCGCGCTGGCTCACGAGCGGTTGTACGGCGGCGTCGGTCTGGCGCTCGAGGAGCCACGCCTCGTCGTCGAGGCCGAACGCGCCGACAACGTGGTCTGTGCCGACCAGTCCGCTACCCCGTACGTCGAACGGGCCGTCGAGGTGCTGGGCGTCCCCGGGGCCAGAGTCACCGTCCGCGAGCGGTATCCGCGCCACGTCGGCCTCGGGAGCGGGACGCAGCTCGCGCTCGCCGCCGTCGTCGCCGTCGGTCGAGCGTACGGCCGCGAAGTCGACGTTCGCGAGCTGGCCCCCGCGCTCGGCCGCGGCGGCCGGAGCGGCGTCGGCGTCGCCACCTTCGAACACGGCGGGTTCGTCGCCGACGGCGGCCATCCGACCGAGCGTTTCACCGCCGAACCGCCGGCCGAGGGCGACTGGGCGGTTCCGCCGGTCATCGCCCATCACGACCTGCCGACCGACTGGCGCTTCGTCCTCGTGGTTCCCGACGCCGACCCCGGACAGAGCGGGGCCGACGAGGACCGGAGCATGCGCCAGGCCGTCGAGCGGGCCGACCCCGGCATCGCCGACGAGATAGCGACGCTCCTCACCAGACAGCTGCTCCCGGCCGTCGCGACGGGGGACCGTCGCGGGTTCGGCCATGCGGCGGCCCGGCTCGGCCGACTCAACGGAGCCTGGTACGCCGACGAGCAGGGCGGGGTCTACCGCCCGCCCGCCGGCGAACTGGTCGAGCGACTCGGTGACGAACCACGGGTAACCGGCGCTGGCCAGTCCTCGTGGGGCCCGGCCGTCTGGGGGCTCACCGACGTAGATAGCGCGTCTGCGGCCCGTGACGCCGGTCAAGCGGCGCTCGATTCGGCCGGCGTCGACGGCCACGTCCAGGTCGTCGCCCCCCGGAACCGCGGTGCGCGTGTCAGCGAGTGA
- the ilvD gene encoding dihydroxy-acid dehydratase, with translation MSQQDGRERPGKDPDLPSNDVTEGTERAPHRAMFRAMGYDDEDLSSPMVGLANPAADITPCNVHLDDVADAAYDGVDDNGGMPIEFGTITISDAISMGTEGMKASLISREVIADSVELVAFGERMDGLVTVAGCDKNLPGMMMASIRTDLPSVFLYGGSIMPGEHDGREVTIQNVFEGVGAVAEGEMSEDELDEMERHACPGAGSCGGMFTANTMASISEALGLAPLGSAAPPAEHEERYEVAERAGDLVLDAIENDRKPSDILSKKSFENAIALQVAIGGSTNAVLHLLALAAEADIDLSIEEFDEISRRTPKIANLQPGGTRVMNDLFEVGGVPVVVRRLLEAGLLHGDAMTVTGRTIAEELAHLEEQGELPDDDTIDEDYLYTVDDPYQAEGAIKILTGNLAPDGGVLKVTGDDAFHHEGPARVFEGEEDAMEYVQTGEIESGDVIVIRNEGPRGGPGMREMLGVTAAVVGAGHEDDVALLTDGRFSGATRGPMIGHVAPEAYVGGPIGALQDGDHVTVDIPDRTLAVDLSDEEIEQRLEERDEPDPPYTNGVLAKYEQAFGSAANGAVTNPGAKWD, from the coding sequence ATGAGCCAGCAGGACGGCCGCGAACGTCCGGGGAAGGACCCGGACCTCCCGAGCAACGACGTGACCGAGGGGACCGAACGCGCCCCGCACCGAGCGATGTTCCGCGCGATGGGGTACGACGACGAGGACCTCTCCTCGCCGATGGTCGGCCTCGCCAACCCGGCGGCCGACATCACCCCGTGTAACGTACACTTAGACGACGTGGCCGACGCTGCGTACGACGGCGTCGACGACAACGGCGGGATGCCCATCGAGTTCGGGACCATCACCATCTCCGACGCCATCTCGATGGGGACCGAGGGGATGAAAGCCAGCCTCATCTCGCGTGAGGTCATCGCCGACTCCGTCGAACTGGTGGCCTTCGGCGAGCGGATGGACGGCCTCGTCACCGTCGCCGGCTGTGACAAGAACCTGCCGGGGATGATGATGGCGTCCATCCGCACCGACCTCCCCAGCGTCTTCCTCTACGGCGGCTCCATCATGCCCGGCGAGCACGACGGCCGCGAGGTGACCATCCAGAACGTCTTCGAGGGCGTCGGCGCCGTCGCCGAAGGCGAGATGAGCGAGGACGAACTCGACGAGATGGAACGCCACGCCTGCCCCGGCGCGGGCTCCTGTGGCGGGATGTTCACCGCCAACACGATGGCCTCCATCTCCGAGGCGCTGGGGCTGGCCCCGCTGGGGTCGGCTGCCCCGCCGGCGGAACACGAGGAGCGCTACGAGGTGGCCGAACGCGCGGGCGACCTCGTGCTGGACGCCATCGAGAACGACCGCAAGCCCTCCGACATCCTCTCCAAGAAATCGTTCGAGAACGCCATCGCCCTGCAGGTCGCCATCGGCGGCTCGACGAACGCCGTCCTGCACCTGCTCGCACTCGCCGCGGAGGCCGACATCGACCTCTCTATCGAGGAGTTCGACGAGATCTCCCGGCGGACCCCGAAGATCGCGAACCTCCAGCCCGGCGGCACCCGCGTGATGAACGACCTCTTCGAGGTCGGCGGCGTTCCCGTGGTCGTCCGTCGCCTGCTCGAAGCGGGCCTGCTCCACGGCGACGCCATGACCGTCACCGGCCGGACCATCGCGGAGGAACTCGCTCACCTCGAAGAGCAGGGCGAACTCCCCGACGACGACACCATCGACGAGGACTACCTGTACACCGTCGACGACCCCTACCAGGCAGAGGGAGCCATCAAGATTCTCACCGGCAACCTCGCGCCCGACGGCGGCGTCCTGAAGGTGACCGGCGACGACGCCTTCCACCACGAGGGGCCCGCCCGCGTCTTCGAAGGCGAGGAGGACGCCATGGAGTACGTTCAGACCGGCGAGATCGAGTCTGGCGACGTCATCGTCATCCGCAACGAGGGGCCACGCGGCGGCCCCGGGATGCGCGAGATGCTCGGCGTGACGGCGGCGGTCGTCGGCGCGGGCCACGAGGACGACGTGGCGCTGCTGACCGACGGTCGCTTCTCCGGCGCGACCCGCGGCCCGATGATCGGCCACGTCGCCCCCGAAGCCTACGTCGGCGGGCCCATCGGCGCCCTGCAGGACGGCGACCACGTCACCGTCGACATCCCCGACCGGACGCTCGCGGTCGACCTCTCCGACGAGGAAATCGAGCAGCGCCTCGAGGAGCGTGACGAACCGGACCCGCCGTACACGAACGGCGTGCTGGCGAAGTACGAGCAGGCGTTCGGCTCTGCGGCCAACGGCGCGGTGACGAATCCCGGCGCGAAGTGGGATTGA
- a CDS encoding RAD55 family ATPase, with translation MDRLPFGVQQLDSVIQGGAPVGSVVLLSGEAGAGSREFMHTSAVMNALGRVDEDLFDLHYGSLAADAVLPDEVHYLSFTASEAQLGAELRMEMDDELVAAGMDGFEFHELSERYFHMSPVPRQWYANQTPNIKDLRARHERTDLLGAFGMKLSEIAPDNLVVIDSLSDLVSAMGEDVDWTDITFLVSGLQKAAFDWGGLILLHVNPQTLSGIRHGQLSDAAHGTLEFAWASGGSTRARTLVVKQFRGVLSQIEEENIVQFETELGDAGFDISDVRKIR, from the coding sequence ATGGACCGACTCCCGTTCGGGGTCCAGCAACTCGACTCGGTCATCCAGGGTGGTGCACCGGTCGGTAGCGTCGTCTTGCTCTCTGGTGAGGCCGGTGCGGGGTCCCGGGAGTTCATGCACACGAGCGCGGTGATGAACGCGCTGGGCCGCGTCGACGAGGACCTGTTCGACCTGCACTACGGGTCGCTGGCGGCCGACGCCGTCCTGCCCGACGAGGTCCACTACCTCTCCTTTACCGCGAGTGAGGCACAGCTGGGTGCCGAATTACGGATGGAGATGGACGACGAGCTCGTCGCCGCCGGGATGGACGGGTTCGAGTTCCACGAACTGTCGGAGCGGTACTTCCACATGAGCCCGGTGCCCCGCCAGTGGTACGCCAACCAGACGCCCAACATCAAGGACCTGCGGGCGCGCCACGAGCGAACCGACCTGCTCGGAGCGTTCGGGATGAAGCTCAGTGAGATCGCGCCCGACAACCTCGTGGTCATCGACTCGCTCTCGGACCTCGTGAGCGCGATGGGCGAGGACGTCGACTGGACGGACATCACGTTCCTCGTCTCCGGCCTGCAGAAGGCCGCCTTCGACTGGGGTGGCCTCATCCTGCTGCACGTCAACCCCCAGACGCTCTCCGGTATCAGGCACGGGCAGCTCTCGGACGCCGCCCACGGGACCCTCGAGTTCGCGTGGGCCTCCGGCGGGTCCACCAGAGCGCGGACGCTGGTCGTCAAGCAGTTCCGAGGTGTCCTCTCACAGATCGAGGAGGAGAACATCGTCCAGTTCGAGACGGAACTGGGCGACGCGGGGTTCGACATCAGCGACGTCCGCAAGATACGGTAG